Genomic DNA from Thalassoroseus pseudoceratinae:
TCTGACATGGACGTGTTTCTTACTTTCGCAACATCCCGAGATCTACGCCGATCTGGTCGAGGAACTCCAAAGTGAGCTGAACGGGGAGACGGCTCGGCCATCCGATTTCGAGCGGCTCCCCTTGCTTGATCGAGTCATCAAAGAGAGCATGCGGATCATTACACCGGTCCCATGGAATGGCCGAGTGTTGGCCCAGGATGCCGAACTTGGCGGGTTCGAATTACCGGTGGGAACAGAAGTGATGGGCAGTATCTATCACACACATCACATGCCGGAAATCTTCGCGGAGCCAGAACGTTTTCAACCCAGCCGCTTTTCTGATCATCACTATACGGGTTATGAATATAACCCGTTCAGTGCTGGCCAACGCATTTGCATCGGTGCCGGATTCGCGATGCAAGAGATCAAAATCGTACTCTCGCACCTGCTACAGAAATTTCAGCTCGAATTTATTCCCGAACGTCCAATCGATCGGCAGGGCACCATTGTCATCATCCCGAAACAGGGAATGCTCATGCGAACGCGGCCTACGGGCGAGAACTACGCAAGGGGCGTTGGGACTGTCGCGGGCAACGTCAGAGACATGGTGGAACTGCCGACTTAGGCCAATTACATTTCAATCGGCTCGATGGTCTAACGATCCGATTTCCGATCGGCCGTCACAAGTTTGTCGAGCAAGCCATTGACGAACTGCGGAGACTGAGCTGAGCCAAACTTCCGAGCCAGTTCGATCGCTTCGTCGATGGCAACCTGATACGGCGTGTCACTGTGCAAGATCTCAAAGGCTCCGATCCGCAACGCATTTCGATCCGTGATTGCCATGCGGGACAAACTCCAGTTCTCGGCAACCGTCTCTAAACGGGCATCAACGTCCGCGCGGCATTCCATCACGCCAGCAAAGACCTGCCAGGCGAATTCACAGAGATCGGGTTCGGAAATTTCCTCCGCAATCTGAAAACGCACCGATTTGGGGTCGGTGTCCGCATTGACATCCATTTGATAGAGCATTTGCAATGCGACTTCACGGGCTTTACTACGACGAGCCATGATTCCTTCCGAATGCCCCAAGGGGCGCGAGTCCAGTTGATGTTAACTGAGATCATATCAACATGGCTCTGCTTAGAGAGCCATGACGACTGGTTCCAAAAAGACGATCGTTGATTTCATCATTGATCTGGGCGACCAACGATCCCCAGATTCACAGTCTCACCGCACTGCTTGAGCGTTGTATTCAATTCTGACTCGGTGCGGCAGAACTGTCTAGAGCGCGGTTTGCCATTCCCAATCGCCTCGGAATTGTCCTTCCGGGGCGAACCGCAGACAAAGCCGATACTTGAAGGCTAGATTTGGTCGAGCTTCCGCAACACGTTGACTGTTTCGATAGCCGCCAACGTAGCTTCGACACCTTTGTTCCCGGCTTTGCCGCCGGCTCGGTCCATGGCTTGTTCCATCGACTGGCAAGTCAGCACACCGAACGAAACTGGTAGCCCCGTTTCGTGACTGGTTTGCATCAGACCGGCTGCCAGTTGTTGATTGATGTACTCATGATGAGTGGTTTGGCCCTGGATGACCGCTCCCAGACAGATCACGGCAACGAACTGGCCGCTCTTTGCCAAGCGATCGGCGACCACGGGAATCTCGAACGCTCCCGGAACACGGACAATCGTAACGCGATCGTCCGGCGTACCATGTCGGCGGAGCGTATCCAAAGCGCCTTCAAGCAAGCGATCCGTCACCAAGCTGTTAAATCGCGAAACAACAACCGCATACGCACCATCGCTCGCCAATAATTCGCCTTCAATCGTGTTTGCCAACTTCGTTACCTCACGACATGTTTTGATCAAATATGGACCCGTGGATCGTAGCAACTTCTCGACGAACCGGTAGTCAGCCATTCGACTTCAATCTGATCCGACGGTTGTTGTGTCTTTCCCGACGTGGCTTGGCCCAAGAACAGGAGCATCAATGACGAAGCAAAGAGCAATGACCGAAGGCGGCTCGTGTTTTGATGCCGCGACTGACGCATTCGGTCCGATTGTTGACTCAGAGCATTGCTACGCCAGGTCCGTGGGACCATTGGCCATGAATCACTGTTTTGCCATCGATGACAACGATGGTGAAACGGCATCACCGAATGACAGCTCTTTTCGCTGGCAAAATCAGCCTAGGTTCATACTGAGCAGGAATTCTTCGTTGGTTTTGGTCCGTCTCATGCGGTTCGTCAGCAGTTCCATAGCCTCGACGGGGTTCATGTCGTTCAGGACTCGTCGGAGAATCCACACGCGGCGAAGTTCCTCTTCATCCATCAACAATTCCTCACGACGTGTGCCGGACTTGTTGACATCAATCGCAGGCCACACACGTTTTTCGACGAGTCGCCGGTCGAGATGCAGTTCCGTGTTGCCGGTGCCTTTGAACTCTTCGAAGATCACCTCGTCCATCTTGCTACCAGTGTCGACGAGAGCCGTCGCGATGATGGTCAAGCTCCCGCCTTCCTCCACATTTCGAGCCGCTCCGAAGAATCGTTTCGGGTGCTGCAATGCGTTCGCGTCGACACCACCCGTCAGAATTTTCCCAGAGTGCGGCACTTCCGTGTTCCAGGCACGAGCGAGTCGTGTAATGGAATCGAGGAAAATGATCACATCGTGGCCGTACTCCACCATGCGTTTGGCTTTCTCGATCACCATCTCCGAGACTTGAATGTGTCGACTCGGCGGTTCATCGAAGGTGCTGGAAATCACTTCGCTATTACGGCCTTTGACATGCCGCTCCATCTCGGTGACTTCTTCCGGCCGCTCGTCGATGAGCAACATGATGACGTATGCATCGGGATGGTTCTTGAGCGTTGCCTGGGCGAGTTGTTGAAGCAGGATGGTTTTCCCCGCCCGTGGCGGCGAGACGATCAAACCGCGTTGTCCCATGCCGATCGGGGCCACGATGTCAACGGCCCGTGTGCTGAGCATGTTTGGATCGGTCGAAAGCCGCAACCGGGTTTCTGGGTGTAGAGGTGTTAGATCGTCAAAAAACACCTTGTCGGAAAGGATGTTCGGGTCCTCTCCGTTGATGGCTTCCACACGCAGCAACGCGAAGTAACGTTCGTTTTCTTTCGGCGGCCGAATCTGACCAGCCACTGTCGCCCCAGTTCGCAAACCGAACCGTCGAATTTGACTTGGCGAAACGTAAATATCGTCAGGGCAGGGGAGGTAATGATAATCGGGACTTCGCAGAAACCCGAATCCGTCCGGAAGGATCTCCAGTGTTCCTTCACCGAACATCAGGCCGTTCATCTTCGTTTGTTCTTTGAGAATCTTGAAGATGAGGTCCTGTTTCTTCAGTCCTGTGTACTCGCT
This window encodes:
- the nusB gene encoding transcription antitermination factor NusB codes for the protein MARRSKAREVALQMLYQMDVNADTDPKSVRFQIAEEISEPDLCEFAWQVFAGVMECRADVDARLETVAENWSLSRMAITDRNALRIGAFEILHSDTPYQVAIDEAIELARKFGSAQSPQFVNGLLDKLVTADRKSDR
- the ribH gene encoding 6,7-dimethyl-8-ribityllumazine synthase, translated to MADYRFVEKLLRSTGPYLIKTCREVTKLANTIEGELLASDGAYAVVVSRFNSLVTDRLLEGALDTLRRHGTPDDRVTIVRVPGAFEIPVVADRLAKSGQFVAVICLGAVIQGQTTHHEYINQQLAAGLMQTSHETGLPVSFGVLTCQSMEQAMDRAGGKAGNKGVEATLAAIETVNVLRKLDQI
- the rho gene encoding transcription termination factor Rho — its product is MPKSSKSSSEATESATSTAIKDAPLSAVRRSSRQNSSSNTSSGSGGRDKKDTPDLSDSDIHIAELQRMTMKELLDLARKEGLSEYTGLKKQDLIFKILKEQTKMNGLMFGEGTLEILPDGFGFLRSPDYHYLPCPDDIYVSPSQIRRFGLRTGATVAGQIRPPKENERYFALLRVEAINGEDPNILSDKVFFDDLTPLHPETRLRLSTDPNMLSTRAVDIVAPIGMGQRGLIVSPPRAGKTILLQQLAQATLKNHPDAYVIMLLIDERPEEVTEMERHVKGRNSEVISSTFDEPPSRHIQVSEMVIEKAKRMVEYGHDVIIFLDSITRLARAWNTEVPHSGKILTGGVDANALQHPKRFFGAARNVEEGGSLTIIATALVDTGSKMDEVIFEEFKGTGNTELHLDRRLVEKRVWPAIDVNKSGTRREELLMDEEELRRVWILRRVLNDMNPVEAMELLTNRMRRTKTNEEFLLSMNLG